One genomic window of Pelagicoccus enzymogenes includes the following:
- a CDS encoding sulfatase gives MKYLLLAFVSIVGCSLFASAEKRPNVVLILADDLGYTDIGAFAERATGVPVAQQFFETPNLDSLAQSGVSFSQAYACPLCAPTRASVLTGKYASKLGFTTATPPSVRSWYNSGKVPPSGYMAQDAIYWGDPIKEEQALWNGGTLLALPSGQVTDRGRDEKTLAEVLNEQGYRSAFVGKWHLGGHGSKGYEPHDQGFEELAYYDAGGSPYFGWRKEWASNKPHHSEMPQEQLFGSKLGIDTGQRYLTDELTAQATSFIRTHVESRRDDPFFLYFCHFSLHAPLQAKAEDVDYFEAKGNRGWNGHDNATYAAMVRSLDESVGALLDTLRETNQLDNTLIVFMSDNGGVSWPLNQSTRSDDTRPTSNAPLKGGKAMVYEGGIRVPLFFYWKGKIDRSAWIDRPVDCNDIFPTVLEMSGVDVEPHYQEIDGRSLAGVIEGGVAQSEGYDRETFYWHYPFNVIVHNPVDDMPLTPHSAIRKGDYKLIFDWSGRLWLYDIERDLSESNNLVDAKPQLARELFVELNEWLAQNVEEKYYPTLNPSYDADNDTRDYPFVDLRASILGRDFAIRPKPPESKSHLVKAD, from the coding sequence ATGAAATATCTTTTGTTAGCGTTTGTTTCGATTGTGGGATGCTCACTCTTTGCCTCTGCTGAGAAGAGGCCTAATGTTGTCCTCATTTTAGCAGACGACCTCGGCTACACGGACATTGGGGCGTTCGCCGAGCGTGCTACTGGTGTGCCGGTAGCTCAGCAGTTTTTCGAAACGCCGAATCTTGATTCGCTCGCTCAGAGCGGGGTCTCCTTTTCCCAAGCCTACGCTTGCCCGCTTTGCGCGCCGACGCGTGCAAGTGTCTTAACGGGGAAGTACGCCAGCAAGTTGGGATTCACCACGGCGACGCCTCCCTCGGTGCGGAGTTGGTACAACTCCGGAAAAGTTCCGCCAAGTGGATACATGGCGCAGGACGCAATCTATTGGGGAGATCCGATTAAAGAGGAACAGGCTTTGTGGAATGGAGGTACTTTGCTGGCTTTGCCTTCGGGGCAAGTTACAGATCGCGGACGTGATGAGAAGACCTTGGCGGAAGTGCTCAACGAGCAGGGGTATCGATCCGCCTTTGTTGGCAAATGGCATCTTGGCGGACATGGGTCGAAGGGCTATGAGCCTCACGATCAAGGTTTCGAGGAGTTGGCTTATTACGATGCGGGAGGCTCTCCCTACTTTGGTTGGCGGAAGGAGTGGGCTTCGAACAAGCCGCATCATAGCGAAATGCCCCAGGAGCAACTTTTTGGATCCAAGTTGGGCATCGACACGGGCCAGCGTTACCTTACGGATGAGCTAACCGCGCAAGCTACCTCGTTTATCCGCACTCATGTTGAGTCGAGGAGAGATGATCCCTTCTTTTTGTACTTTTGCCACTTTTCCCTGCACGCACCGCTTCAGGCGAAGGCGGAGGACGTCGATTACTTCGAAGCGAAGGGGAACCGTGGGTGGAATGGTCACGACAATGCGACTTATGCCGCTATGGTTCGCAGCCTCGATGAATCGGTAGGAGCACTGTTGGATACGCTCCGCGAGACGAATCAATTGGATAACACATTGATTGTTTTTATGAGCGACAATGGCGGCGTTTCTTGGCCGCTCAACCAGTCCACCCGCTCCGACGACACGCGACCGACGAGCAACGCTCCGCTGAAAGGCGGGAAAGCAATGGTTTACGAAGGAGGCATCCGCGTTCCGCTCTTCTTTTACTGGAAGGGTAAGATCGATCGTTCCGCATGGATTGACCGCCCTGTTGATTGTAATGATATTTTCCCTACTGTTTTGGAGATGTCAGGGGTCGATGTTGAACCTCATTATCAAGAGATCGATGGGAGAAGCCTCGCTGGCGTGATCGAAGGGGGCGTGGCACAGAGCGAGGGGTATGACCGCGAGACGTTTTACTGGCACTACCCGTTCAACGTGATCGTCCACAACCCTGTGGACGACATGCCCCTCACGCCGCATTCGGCGATTCGAAAGGGAGATTACAAGTTGATCTTCGACTGGTCCGGACGCCTGTGGCTCTACGATATTGAAAGAGACCTTTCCGAATCGAACAACTTGGTTGACGCCAAGCCTCAGCTCGCCCGCGAGCTGTTTGTGGAGTTGAATGAATGGTTGGCTCAAAACGTGGAAGAAAAGTATTATCCGACTTTGAACCCGTCCTATGATGCTGACAATGACACCCGCGATTATCCGTTTGTCGATTTGCGGG